CAGGCACTGGAGCGGGCCGACGCGTTCCGCCCGGAGGTGGCGCTCCTCGACATCGGCCTGCCCCTGGTGGATGGCTATGGAGTCGCCGAGCGCCTTCGCGAGCGGCTGGGAGGGGCGAGCCCCGTCTTCGCCGCGCTCACGGGCTTCAGCCAGGACGGGGATCGCTCACGCAGCCAGGCGGCGGGCTTCCGCCACCACTTCGTGAAGCCCATCGACATCGACGAGCTGATCGCCTTCCTCGAGTCCCTGCGCTCAGCGCGAAGTGGGGCCGCGTAGGCGTAGACTGAGGCCACATCCTACGGAGAGACCATGTCAGGAGACAGCGAAGCCCCGGGCTGGAACGCCATCGACGAGGCGCTGCGCCCGTTGTACGGGAGCACGGAGCCCAAGCACTACGCGGCGGTCATCCCCTACTCCCTCGGCGGCAATGAGCCCCTGAATGGGATCAGCGCCTACAAGAACAGCGCGCCACGGCCACACTGGCACTTCGTCACGTTCGGTCTCAGCGAGCTGTTCGCCAAGGAGACGGAGAACCCGGCCATCAGCGGCTACGGCTTCGAGCTGACGTTCCGGCTGGAGTGCGCGCCGGACGAGGAGGAGCCGCCCGCCTGGGCGATGAACTTCCTCCAGAACCTGGCCCGCTATGTCTTCAAGACGGGCAATGTCTTCGATGCCGGCCACCACATGGGCCTGAATGGTCCCATCGTGTTGGGCTCCGACACGCTCATCCAGGCCATCCTCTTCGCACGGGATCCGAAGCTTCCGTCCATCGACACCCCGAACGGCTCGCTCCAGTTCCTCCAGGTGGTGGGCATCACGCTCGACGAGTTGGACGCGGTGAAGGACTGGGAC
The sequence above is drawn from the Archangium gephyra genome and encodes:
- a CDS encoding suppressor of fused domain protein translates to MSGDSEAPGWNAIDEALRPLYGSTEPKHYAAVIPYSLGGNEPLNGISAYKNSAPRPHWHFVTFGLSELFAKETENPAISGYGFELTFRLECAPDEEEPPAWAMNFLQNLARYVFKTGNVFDAGHHMGLNGPIVLGSDTLIQAILFARDPKLPSIDTPNGSLQFLQVVGITLDELDAVKDWDSEKFLGMMADFQPLLLTGLERRSLLEDARFAEAVRAGAERDGSSMWGLFPSQLKWERRGEKLELTVGALIVDQLGRMLRGRTLHGRPFMLRSPELAVEVRPGEAVRWATEEHLVVSLTPAAARELRAGLVAKRGRYTFKGLPGFTLVVQPTEIKDQAGQVLRVVG